One genomic segment of Virgibacillus doumboii includes these proteins:
- a CDS encoding MerR family transcriptional regulator, whose translation MSEIASHFNVSNRTIRYYEEIGLLKPERTKGGQRQYSKKEFTQLQLIFRGKKYGFQLDEIKEMILLFDKDPTGKEQLKRTIEYGEIKIQEVSDRIDELIGMRREMEQLVDDFKQNLGEMGE comes from the coding sequence ATCTCAGAAATAGCTTCCCACTTCAATGTTTCCAATCGGACCATCCGTTACTATGAAGAGATAGGGTTGCTGAAACCGGAAAGGACTAAAGGCGGACAAAGACAATACAGCAAAAAAGAGTTCACACAGCTCCAGTTGATCTTCAGAGGCAAAAAATACGGTTTCCAGCTGGATGAGATAAAAGAAATGATTCTATTATTTGATAAGGATCCGACTGGAAAAGAACAGCTAAAGCGGACAATCGAGTATGGTGAAATCAAAATCCAGGAAGTTTCCGATCGTATTGATGAACTGATCGGGATGCGACGGGAAATGGAACAATTGGTAGACGACTTTAAACAAAATTTAGGTGAAATGGGGGAGTAA
- a CDS encoding tetratricopeptide repeat protein produces MQHREKNTYEEQGNILPYIPEGDFYFTKGVEAFQKRKFEAAIKWLRKAIEMAPKNPLYQCQMSIIYTELGAYHTANQLLTRVLQSAGGQYPDCYYLLANNYAHLGLLNDAKKYAKSYLDNEPDGDFRGDAEHLLDLIDFDEDDSDDWELESEDELLMYQETVFYYMDNEEWDKALVLLEEMITLFPERKATKHDYTQALFFSGFEDDAIEMEQGILEEQPNSFYSHINLATFYYESDRTEEYERHIQGLLNVYPIHGEQKLRLAVTLARTGLYEEAYIRFRKLPKATVKNHLSYFKWYSVTAYKLGNPAKALSLWEEGCKKHPNLSKEEGPWDV; encoded by the coding sequence ATGCAGCATAGAGAAAAAAATACATATGAAGAACAGGGCAACATTCTCCCTTATATTCCAGAAGGCGACTTTTATTTTACAAAAGGTGTTGAAGCCTTTCAGAAAAGAAAATTTGAAGCCGCAATAAAATGGCTTCGTAAAGCGATTGAAATGGCACCGAAAAACCCATTATACCAGTGTCAAATGTCGATTATTTATACAGAGTTGGGTGCTTATCACACTGCAAATCAGTTATTGACAAGAGTTTTGCAGTCCGCTGGTGGGCAGTATCCGGATTGCTATTATTTATTGGCTAATAATTATGCCCATTTGGGACTCTTAAATGATGCAAAAAAATATGCGAAATCATATCTTGATAATGAACCCGATGGTGACTTTCGGGGAGATGCAGAACATCTGCTGGACCTGATCGATTTTGATGAAGATGACAGTGATGATTGGGAGCTTGAATCAGAAGATGAGCTTCTCATGTACCAGGAGACGGTTTTTTATTATATGGATAATGAAGAATGGGATAAAGCACTTGTGCTGCTCGAGGAAATGATCACACTATTTCCGGAACGAAAGGCTACGAAACATGATTACACACAAGCATTATTCTTTTCAGGATTTGAGGATGATGCAATCGAAATGGAACAGGGTATTCTAGAAGAGCAGCCAAATTCATTCTACAGTCATATCAATTTGGCAACTTTCTATTATGAATCGGACCGGACAGAGGAATATGAACGGCATATACAGGGATTACTAAATGTATACCCAATTCATGGGGAACAAAAATTGCGGCTTGCAGTTACACTGGCCAGAACGGGCTTGTACGAGGAGGCATACATCCGCTTTCGTAAATTGCCCAAAGCGACCGTAAAAAATCATCTTTCCTATTTCAAATGGTACAGTGTGACTGCTTATAAGCTGGGGAATCCGGCAAAAGCACTTTCACTGTGGGAAGAAGGCTGCAAGAAACACCCCAATTTATCGAAAGAAGAGGGACCATGGGATGTGTAG
- a CDS encoding class I adenylate-forming enzyme family protein translates to MNISNLLMYQSRKYPDHEAIVTPQERITFNEWDMAVNQLGGNLLKAGVQKGDKFIIHMPNTKEFLYLYLAAIRIGAIAIPINAKLTESEIHYIIDHSDARFFATHELLFDQVKNVSANNQLACFKTGEEKENWKSLNNLLTGDGTSIELNATEDDEVSILYTSGTTGNPKGVVFTHRSILTVATMICIEMTMKKESRILHMMPLSHSAPLHLFMAAGLYVGATHVLAPTFTPDLLLNMVEKEKVTHFFGAPVAYLMTAKQPAIENTDLSSMKYWVYGGAPLGKQEVEFVKGRFATDNLYCVYGLTEAGPNGTLLTPEEHKTKAGSVGSRAALNCEIRLVDEHGNDVKTGDPGEIILRGEGNMKGYYKDQVKTDETLKDGWLYTGDIAKQDEDGYYWVIDRKKDIIISGGVNIYPNEVEKVLMGHPAVDDVAIVGIPHPDWGETAKAFVVLNKPVDDMENTFHTFLKEKVASYKIPKLYEKLDALPRNMTGKLLKNKLREQ, encoded by the coding sequence ATGAACATTTCAAATCTGTTAATGTATCAATCACGTAAATATCCGGATCATGAGGCAATTGTTACTCCACAGGAACGAATCACTTTCAATGAATGGGATATGGCTGTGAATCAGCTTGGGGGAAATTTATTAAAAGCCGGTGTGCAAAAAGGCGATAAGTTCATTATTCATATGCCGAACACGAAGGAATTCCTTTACCTGTATCTTGCAGCAATCCGTATTGGTGCAATAGCGATTCCGATTAATGCGAAGCTGACCGAGAGTGAAATCCATTATATTATCGATCATAGTGATGCACGTTTTTTTGCAACCCATGAACTGCTTTTTGACCAGGTGAAAAATGTAAGCGCAAACAATCAGCTGGCTTGTTTCAAAACCGGCGAGGAAAAAGAAAACTGGAAGTCGCTCAATAACCTTTTGACAGGGGATGGGACATCAATCGAATTGAACGCCACCGAAGATGATGAGGTGTCCATCCTGTATACTTCCGGAACTACTGGTAATCCAAAGGGAGTTGTGTTTACACATCGCAGTATTTTGACAGTAGCGACAATGATTTGTATTGAAATGACGATGAAAAAAGAAAGCCGCATCCTGCACATGATGCCTTTAAGTCATTCAGCACCACTTCACCTGTTCATGGCTGCCGGTTTGTATGTCGGGGCTACTCATGTTCTCGCGCCAACATTCACGCCTGACCTCCTGCTGAACATGGTGGAGAAAGAAAAAGTGACACACTTTTTCGGAGCGCCTGTGGCATACCTGATGACGGCAAAACAACCTGCCATCGAAAATACCGACTTATCCTCCATGAAGTATTGGGTATATGGCGGTGCACCTTTGGGTAAACAGGAAGTTGAATTTGTAAAAGGACGGTTTGCGACGGATAACCTTTACTGTGTGTATGGCCTGACAGAAGCTGGGCCAAACGGAACATTGCTGACTCCTGAGGAACATAAAACGAAAGCTGGCAGTGTCGGCAGCCGTGCAGCATTGAACTGTGAGATCCGGCTGGTCGATGAACATGGCAATGATGTTAAAACAGGTGACCCTGGCGAGATTATTCTTCGTGGGGAAGGGAATATGAAGGGATACTATAAAGATCAGGTAAAGACAGATGAAACGCTGAAAGATGGCTGGCTATACACTGGTGATATTGCTAAACAGGATGAAGACGGATATTACTGGGTGATTGACCGCAAGAAAGATATCATCATTTCAGGCGGCGTCAATATTTATCCGAACGAGGTGGAAAAAGTACTGATGGGCCATCCCGCAGTTGATGATGTTGCGATTGTCGGGATACCGCATCCGGACTGGGGCGAAACAGCAAAGGCATTTGTCGTATTGAACAAGCCAGTCGACGATATGGAAAATACCTTTCATACTTTTTTAAAAGAAAAGGTTGCATCTTACAAAATACCAAAGCTTTACGAAAAGCTGGATGCACTCCCGCGTAACATGACAGGGAAACTTTTGAAAAATAAACTTCGCGAGCAATAA
- the rapZ gene encoding RNase adapter RapZ: MSTNEKETKLVVITGMSGAGKTVAVQSFEDLGYYCVDNLPPALLPKFLELMRDSTNNIHQVALVMDLRGREFFDSLFEALDILGEEDWLDEHILFLDAKDESLVTRYKETRRSHPLAVGGLPLNGIQQERKILDELRGRAQRIIDTTNLKPKELREKILKAYTEEKQEIFSVNMVSFGFKYGVPIDADLVFDVRFLPNPHYVSHMQPLTGLNPEVSSYVFKWSDTQKFNQKVLDLLQFMLPQYKKEGKSQLVVAIGCTGGQHRSVAIAEYFAKQLSSNYITHVSHRDIDKRKGH, encoded by the coding sequence ATGTCAACTAACGAAAAAGAAACAAAATTGGTTGTTATAACGGGAATGTCGGGAGCAGGAAAAACGGTTGCTGTACAAAGCTTTGAGGACCTGGGATATTATTGTGTTGATAATCTTCCTCCAGCATTGCTTCCGAAGTTTCTGGAACTGATGAGAGATTCTACAAACAACATTCATCAGGTAGCGTTGGTAATGGATTTACGCGGCCGTGAGTTTTTTGATTCCTTATTCGAAGCATTGGATATCTTAGGTGAGGAAGACTGGCTCGATGAACATATTCTTTTTCTGGATGCCAAGGATGAATCGCTGGTTACAAGATATAAAGAAACAAGACGTTCACATCCATTGGCAGTTGGCGGATTACCGCTTAACGGAATTCAGCAGGAACGAAAAATACTGGATGAGTTAAGGGGAAGGGCGCAGCGGATAATCGATACTACTAATTTAAAACCTAAAGAACTGCGCGAAAAAATCCTGAAAGCATATACGGAGGAAAAACAGGAGATTTTTTCTGTTAATATGGTTTCATTCGGATTTAAATATGGTGTCCCTATTGATGCTGATTTAGTATTTGATGTGAGATTTTTGCCAAATCCCCATTATGTATCACATATGCAGCCTCTAACGGGACTTAATCCGGAAGTATCCTCATATGTATTCAAATGGTCGGATACGCAGAAGTTTAATCAAAAGGTTCTTGATTTACTGCAATTCATGCTTCCTCAGTATAAAAAAGAAGGTAAATCACAGCTTGTCGTTGCAATTGGCTGTACAGGCGGCCAGCATCGTTCCGTTGCAATTGCCGAATACTTCGCCAAGCAGCTTTCATCCAATTATATTACCCATGTAAGCCATCGCGATATCGACAAAAGAAAGGGTCATTAA
- a CDS encoding nuclease-related domain-containing protein, with amino-acid sequence MIRRIYKVKLDKEVVPLELNLRLKTYDLLTLEAVFRRLPEKYLYNESLISDYKKEKAGYDGERTVDYALSTFPRNDFLIIKGLRLENPPFHFQIDTLILSRKFFLILEIKNNKGTLQYDSRQKQLTQVVDGNKKSYKDPIMQAEAQKNHLQIWLQQFGITSPPIETLVVIAFPSTIIENVHKDPLVYEKIIHTASLHDRIERLEKNIQEILQVSRPLKKSPLQCCSGTTRFAPTFLET; translated from the coding sequence TTGATTAGAAGAATATATAAAGTAAAACTAGATAAAGAGGTGGTTCCACTGGAATTAAATCTTAGGTTAAAAACATACGATTTACTGACTCTCGAAGCAGTTTTCCGGCGGCTTCCGGAGAAATACTTGTACAACGAATCACTTATTTCTGACTACAAGAAAGAAAAAGCCGGTTATGATGGCGAACGCACTGTTGACTATGCGCTGTCTACCTTTCCACGGAATGACTTTTTAATCATAAAAGGCCTGCGATTGGAAAACCCTCCATTTCATTTCCAAATAGACACGCTCATCCTTTCCAGAAAATTTTTCCTGATTCTTGAAATTAAGAACAATAAAGGTACATTGCAATATGATTCCAGGCAAAAGCAATTAACACAGGTAGTCGATGGTAATAAGAAATCTTATAAAGACCCGATAATGCAAGCCGAAGCACAAAAAAATCATTTGCAGATTTGGCTCCAACAGTTTGGGATTACAAGTCCTCCAATTGAAACACTTGTTGTAATAGCATTTCCTTCCACAATTATCGAAAACGTTCACAAGGACCCTCTCGTATATGAAAAAATCATTCACACTGCCAGTTTGCATGACCGAATAGAGAGACTTGAAAAAAATATACAAGAGATATTACAAGTATCGCGTCCACTAAAAAAATCGCCACTACAATGCTGCAGCGGAACGACCCGCTTCGCACCGACGTTCTTGGAGACCTGA
- a CDS encoding acyl-CoA dehydrogenase family protein has translation MNNAYTSDKKIQDILHQNLPADFYKYADQQLTKFGNRVATDIDERAAHTDREGQPRLIKYDKMGNDISHVWVNEGYKQTVKETYETGIVGYVHKEIPELGHQGNYLYSFAQGYLLSQAEPGFYCPVTLTMATAYLTDHYADEKLKEEFLPHVLATGDTELYEGATFLTERQGGSDVGANEVEAIEEDGYYTIHGEKYFASNAGMCGVAMVLARIKGAESGTKGLSLFLVPWKDNNITIRRLKDKLGVRAVPSAEVEFHGAKGYLVGDADQGFKYMMEALNLSRVCNAVASVGIMRRAYTEAKDYAFDREAFGKKLASYPMVQETLAQLAVKQEVELSATFAVIKLFDKVMQKNSTATAEEQALLRLYIAILKKETAEQSIHFCHEAIEMHGGNGYIEDFVTPRLLRDAQVLTVWEGTANILGLEVLRLMKKFKIHHIFIREMKAYLQDLPNDELTTPIYDAISELEIFIKKIQYYDENQQLMYPKKIAKKMSDIFESVIAVKDIYETNKGQPRRKAIAKLFLQMTYKTTEEPLPVEFFDLIVTE, from the coding sequence ATGAATAATGCATACACGTCTGATAAAAAAATCCAGGATATTTTGCATCAAAATTTGCCTGCAGATTTTTATAAATATGCTGATCAGCAGCTGACCAAATTCGGAAACAGGGTTGCTACAGATATTGATGAACGTGCAGCCCATACGGACCGGGAAGGACAGCCCAGGTTGATCAAGTATGACAAAATGGGCAATGACATTTCGCATGTCTGGGTGAATGAAGGCTATAAGCAAACGGTGAAAGAGACATATGAAACGGGAATTGTCGGGTATGTCCATAAAGAAATCCCTGAACTCGGCCATCAGGGTAATTATCTCTATTCATTCGCTCAAGGATATCTGCTCTCACAAGCGGAACCTGGATTTTATTGCCCAGTGACATTAACTATGGCTACTGCTTACCTAACAGACCATTATGCCGACGAAAAACTTAAAGAAGAATTTCTCCCGCATGTCCTTGCTACCGGAGATACCGAACTATATGAAGGGGCGACGTTTCTAACGGAGCGGCAAGGCGGATCTGATGTTGGTGCAAATGAAGTGGAGGCGATTGAGGAAGACGGATACTATACAATCCATGGTGAGAAATATTTTGCCAGTAATGCAGGGATGTGTGGTGTTGCCATGGTGCTGGCGCGAATAAAAGGTGCAGAAAGCGGTACTAAAGGGTTAAGTCTTTTCCTTGTTCCATGGAAAGATAACAACATTACTATTCGCAGGTTGAAGGATAAACTTGGCGTGCGGGCTGTTCCATCAGCCGAAGTGGAATTTCATGGTGCGAAGGGATATCTTGTAGGCGATGCTGACCAAGGATTTAAGTATATGATGGAAGCATTGAATCTTTCCAGAGTCTGCAATGCTGTTGCATCAGTAGGAATCATGCGCCGTGCCTACACAGAGGCAAAAGATTATGCATTCGATCGCGAAGCATTTGGAAAAAAGCTTGCTTCCTACCCGATGGTTCAGGAAACACTGGCTCAATTAGCGGTTAAACAGGAAGTTGAATTAAGTGCCACGTTTGCGGTGATTAAGTTATTTGACAAGGTTATGCAAAAAAACTCCACCGCAACAGCTGAGGAGCAAGCTCTGCTAAGGTTATATATCGCTATTTTGAAAAAAGAAACAGCCGAACAATCGATTCATTTTTGCCATGAAGCAATCGAAATGCATGGCGGGAATGGCTATATTGAAGACTTTGTTACACCACGGCTGCTGAGAGATGCACAGGTGTTGACGGTTTGGGAAGGGACAGCAAACATCCTTGGCTTGGAAGTATTGCGGTTGATGAAGAAATTCAAGATCCATCATATTTTTATTCGTGAAATGAAGGCATATCTCCAGGATCTGCCCAACGATGAACTTACGACGCCAATTTATGATGCAATAAGTGAACTTGAAATCTTTATTAAAAAAATCCAGTATTACGATGAAAACCAGCAACTCATGTATCCGAAAAAAATAGCCAAAAAAATGAGTGATATTTTTGAAAGCGTCATTGCTGTGAAGGACATATATGAAACAAATAAAGGTCAACCAAGACGAAAAGCGATTGCAAAACTGTTCCTTCAGATGACCTATAAAACGACAGAGGAACCGCTCCCGGTGGAGTTTTTTGATTTAATTGTTACCGAATAA
- the glpK gene encoding glycerol kinase GlpK produces the protein MEKYILALDQGTTSSRAILFNYNGEIVETGQKEFEQFFPKPGWVEHDATEIWTSMLACISDVLRKADVDPVQIAGIGITNQRETTVVWDKNTGKPIYKAIVWQSRQTADICKQLREDGYNDLFRDKTGLLLDPYFAGTKVKWILDNVDGAREKAGNGDLLFGTIDTWLVYKLTGGKQHVTDYSNASRTLMYNIYDLKWDEELLDILGVPGSMLPEVRESSEIYGKTADYHFYGHEIPIAGIAGDQQAALFGQACFEKGMAKNTYGTGCFMLLNTGEKGVQSDNGLLTTLAWGVDGKVEYALEGSIFVAGSAIQWLRDGLKLINSSPESEPLAKAVDSSEGVYVVPAFVGLGTPYWDSDVRGAVFGLTRGTKKEHFVRATLESLAFQTRDVVDAMIADSGIDLKALRVDGGAVKNDFLMQFQSDMLGVSVERPVLNESTALGAAYLAGLAVGFWKSKEEIAEQWKMDRTFEPDLSEEEREEYYDGWKKAVKAAQAFK, from the coding sequence ATGGAAAAGTACATATTGGCACTTGACCAGGGAACAACGAGCTCACGGGCTATTTTGTTTAATTATAACGGAGAAATTGTGGAAACCGGCCAAAAAGAATTTGAGCAATTTTTTCCTAAACCGGGATGGGTAGAGCATGATGCAACGGAAATTTGGACATCGATGCTTGCCTGTATTTCCGACGTGCTAAGAAAGGCGGATGTTGACCCGGTCCAAATTGCAGGAATCGGGATTACCAATCAGCGTGAAACAACGGTAGTTTGGGATAAAAATACAGGAAAACCTATTTACAAAGCAATTGTCTGGCAATCACGGCAGACAGCTGATATTTGTAAACAACTAAGAGAAGATGGATACAATGATTTGTTCCGGGATAAAACCGGTCTGCTGCTTGATCCTTATTTTGCCGGAACCAAAGTCAAATGGATTTTGGACAATGTCGATGGTGCCAGGGAAAAAGCGGGAAATGGTGACTTATTATTTGGCACAATTGATACGTGGCTGGTGTACAAACTGACTGGCGGAAAGCAGCACGTGACAGACTATTCGAATGCTTCCAGAACGTTGATGTACAATATTTATGACTTGAAATGGGATGAGGAATTACTTGATATCCTTGGTGTTCCGGGATCAATGCTTCCTGAGGTCAGGGAGTCCTCGGAGATTTATGGGAAAACAGCCGATTATCACTTTTATGGTCATGAAATTCCCATTGCAGGGATTGCCGGTGACCAGCAGGCGGCATTATTCGGGCAGGCCTGTTTTGAAAAAGGAATGGCAAAAAACACATATGGCACAGGCTGTTTTATGCTGCTTAATACCGGGGAAAAGGGCGTGCAATCAGATAATGGCCTGTTGACAACACTTGCCTGGGGAGTTGACGGTAAAGTTGAATATGCACTTGAGGGAAGTATTTTTGTTGCCGGCTCAGCGATTCAATGGTTGCGTGATGGACTGAAGCTTATCAACAGCTCACCCGAAAGTGAACCACTCGCAAAAGCTGTGGATTCGTCGGAAGGAGTCTATGTTGTTCCGGCGTTCGTCGGACTGGGAACACCGTATTGGGACAGTGATGTTCGTGGTGCAGTGTTCGGACTGACCCGCGGGACGAAAAAAGAGCATTTTGTCAGGGCGACACTGGAATCACTGGCATTTCAGACACGTGATGTTGTCGATGCGATGATTGCTGACTCCGGAATTGATTTAAAAGCTTTGCGCGTTGATGGTGGTGCAGTTAAAAATGATTTCCTCATGCAATTTCAAAGTGATATGCTCGGGGTTTCAGTCGAACGGCCGGTTTTGAATGAATCAACAGCATTAGGTGCCGCATACTTAGCCGGTTTGGCGGTTGGATTCTGGAAAAGCAAAGAGGAAATTGCTGAGCAATGGAAAATGGATCGGACGTTCGAACCCGATTTATCGGAGGAAGAACGGGAAGAGTATTATGACGGATGGAAAAAAGCAGTTAAGGCAGCACAGGCATTTAAATAA
- the trxB gene encoding thioredoxin-disulfide reductase yields MSEEQMYDVIIAGAGPAGMTAAVYASRANLNTLMIERGIPGGQVANTEDVENYPGYEHILGPDLSNKMFEHAKKFGAAYAYGDIKNVEDHGEYKTVIAGNKEYKTRVLIITTGAQYKKLGIPGEEELGGRGVSYCAVCDGAFFKEKNLVVVGGGDSAVEEGIYLTRFADKVTIVHRRDELRAQKIIQQRAFDNDKIEFIWNTEAKKINGPDGKVGSVSLVNNQTGEEYDHPIEGVFIYIGMVPLSEPFKSLGITNEDGYIPTNENMETAVPGIFAAGDIREKTLRQIVTATGDGSIAAESAQKYIEDLMEELKAAQS; encoded by the coding sequence ATGTCCGAAGAGCAAATGTATGATGTGATTATTGCAGGTGCGGGTCCTGCCGGCATGACGGCGGCGGTTTACGCTTCACGTGCAAATCTTAATACACTGATGATTGAACGCGGAATTCCGGGTGGCCAGGTGGCTAATACAGAGGATGTGGAGAACTATCCTGGTTACGAACATATTCTGGGACCGGATTTATCAAATAAAATGTTTGAACACGCTAAAAAGTTTGGCGCTGCGTACGCGTATGGTGACATTAAAAATGTTGAAGATCATGGTGAATATAAAACCGTTATTGCAGGTAATAAAGAATATAAGACAAGAGTCTTGATTATCACAACAGGCGCACAATACAAGAAACTTGGCATCCCTGGCGAAGAAGAATTGGGCGGTCGTGGTGTTTCCTATTGCGCAGTTTGTGACGGAGCCTTTTTTAAGGAGAAAAATCTTGTGGTAGTCGGTGGTGGTGATTCCGCAGTTGAAGAGGGAATTTACCTGACTCGATTTGCTGACAAAGTAACAATCGTGCATCGCCGTGATGAACTTCGCGCACAGAAAATCATACAGCAACGTGCGTTTGACAATGACAAAATTGAATTTATCTGGAACACGGAAGCGAAAAAAATCAACGGACCGGATGGAAAAGTCGGCAGTGTTTCATTAGTCAACAACCAGACCGGAGAAGAATATGATCATCCAATTGAAGGTGTATTTATTTATATCGGAATGGTACCATTAAGTGAACCGTTTAAATCACTTGGCATTACAAATGAAGATGGGTACATTCCAACAAATGAAAATATGGAAACTGCTGTACCAGGCATTTTTGCTGCGGGCGATATTCGTGAAAAGACACTTCGACAAATTGTGACGGCAACCGGGGATGGAAGTATCGCCGCGGAATCCGCTCAAAAGTATATTGAAGATTTAATGGAAGAATTAAAAGCAGCACAATCCTGA
- a CDS encoding glycerol-3-phosphate dehydrogenase/oxidase, giving the protein MGDFSSYKRDAMYKQIENKELDVLIIGGGITGSGISLDAVTRGLNTAVVEMQDFAAGTSSRSTKLVHGGLRYLKQFEVGMVSEVGKERAIVYENGPHVTTPEWMMLPFYKGGNFGPFTTNIGLRVYDFLAGVKKGERREMLNPEEALEKEPLVKKEDLKGAGYYVEYKTDDARLTIEVMKKAVQKGAHAINYAKVIDFIYESGSVVGAVVEDQLSGEQHNVFAKKIINAGGPWVDNLREIDGSKTGKTLHLTKGVHLVFPKKRFPLQQAIYFDAPDGRMIFAIPRNKKTYVGTTDTSYDGDISHPVMTAADQDYLLDAINYIFPALEMNRDDVESSYAGLRPLIAEEGKEDPDEISRKDEIFISDSGLISMAGGKLTGYRKMAEDAVNTIVEQLKKEEGILYSESETEHLPISGGEVGGSSGFARFKTHKVEEAVALGVDEETALFLIQKYGANIDTIFEYFQEEQVNAEEAGIDPIVFAELKYAIEHEMTYKPVDFFVRRTGALFFDIDFVREYKDKVIDYMAEALEWSDEQKRDFVEELEKLLREAVNPVE; this is encoded by the coding sequence ATGGGAGACTTTTCAAGCTACAAACGAGATGCAATGTATAAGCAAATAGAAAATAAGGAATTGGACGTGCTGATAATCGGCGGCGGAATAACCGGATCGGGAATTTCCCTGGACGCTGTCACACGCGGGTTAAACACGGCAGTAGTTGAGATGCAGGACTTTGCTGCCGGTACATCCAGCCGATCAACAAAGCTTGTCCATGGCGGTCTTCGCTATTTGAAGCAATTTGAAGTGGGAATGGTTTCCGAAGTAGGGAAAGAACGTGCGATTGTTTATGAAAATGGTCCACACGTGACGACTCCGGAGTGGATGATGCTCCCATTTTACAAAGGCGGCAATTTCGGACCATTCACAACGAACATTGGATTACGTGTATACGACTTTTTGGCAGGTGTTAAAAAAGGAGAACGGCGGGAAATGCTGAACCCCGAGGAGGCACTGGAAAAAGAACCACTTGTTAAAAAGGAAGATCTGAAAGGTGCGGGGTATTATGTGGAATACAAAACTGATGATGCCCGCCTGACAATCGAAGTGATGAAAAAAGCGGTGCAAAAAGGTGCACATGCAATTAACTATGCAAAGGTCATTGATTTCATTTATGAATCCGGGAGTGTTGTTGGGGCAGTCGTTGAAGATCAACTCAGTGGTGAACAGCATAACGTTTTTGCTAAAAAAATTATTAATGCCGGCGGTCCATGGGTTGATAATTTGCGTGAAATCGATGGTTCAAAAACAGGAAAAACGCTGCACCTGACTAAAGGTGTACATCTTGTTTTTCCAAAAAAACGATTCCCGCTGCAGCAGGCAATTTACTTTGATGCACCAGACGGAAGGATGATTTTTGCGATTCCACGGAATAAAAAAACTTATGTGGGAACAACGGATACGAGCTATGATGGTGATATTTCTCATCCTGTCATGACTGCCGCTGATCAGGATTATCTGCTGGATGCAATCAATTATATTTTTCCTGCATTGGAAATGAACAGGGATGACGTGGAATCCAGTTATGCCGGTTTGCGGCCATTAATCGCTGAAGAAGGAAAAGAAGACCCGGATGAAATCTCCCGAAAAGATGAAATATTTATTTCTGATTCCGGGCTGATTTCCATGGCAGGCGGCAAACTGACAGGATACCGCAAGATGGCGGAGGACGCTGTTAATACTATTGTGGAACAGTTGAAAAAAGAAGAAGGAATTTTATATTCGGAATCTGAAACAGAGCATCTGCCTATTTCAGGTGGTGAAGTTGGTGGTTCCAGTGGTTTTGCGCGCTTTAAAACTCATAAAGTTGAAGAAGCAGTTGCACTTGGTGTTGATGAGGAAACGGCACTGTTCCTGATTCAGAAATACGGAGCAAATATCGATACGATTTTTGAGTATTTTCAGGAAGAGCAGGTGAATGCTGAAGAAGCTGGCATTGATCCAATTGTCTTTGCCGAGTTGAAATATGCCATCGAACACGAAATGACATACAAGCCAGTCGATTTTTTCGTACGCCGAACCGGGGCATTATTTTTCGATATTGATTTTGTGCGGGAATATAAAGATAAGGTGATTGATTATATGGCTGAGGCCCTTGAGTGGAGTGACGAGCAGAAGCGTGATTTTGTGGAGGAACTTGAGAAACTGCTGCGTGAAGCGGTGAATCCGGTTGAGTGA
- a CDS encoding 8-oxo-dGTP diphosphatase, protein MQRVANCILINNNKILLIKKPRRGWYAMPGGKMEQGESIKESVTREYREETGLHLTEPQLAGSFTFTIFNDDDLVQEWMMFTFICKEFEGKLAEYCSEGELEWVAIDDVKDLPMAEGDRKIFEHVLSSDAMLFGSFAYTEDYNLIDLRLDPSRA, encoded by the coding sequence ATGCAACGTGTTGCGAATTGCATATTAATAAATAATAATAAGATTTTATTAATAAAAAAACCGCGGCGGGGCTGGTATGCAATGCCCGGTGGTAAAATGGAACAGGGCGAGTCCATTAAGGAATCAGTAACCCGGGAATACAGGGAAGAAACCGGATTACATTTAACGGAACCACAATTGGCTGGCTCATTTACATTTACTATTTTTAACGATGATGATCTTGTCCAGGAATGGATGATGTTTACTTTCATTTGCAAGGAATTCGAGGGTAAGCTAGCAGAATATTGCAGTGAAGGTGAATTAGAATGGGTTGCGATTGATGATGTTAAGGATTTACCAATGGCGGAAGGGGACAGAAAAATATTTGAACATGTTCTGTCTTCTGATGCAATGTTATTTGGGTCGTTTGCATATACTGAAGATTATAATCTAATTGATTTACGTCTCGATCCATCCAGGGCTTAA